Within the Corallococcus exiguus genome, the region GGTGCCCTCGACCCGGCCGACCCCACGGGGACCGCCGCCGCCGCGGAGCCCACCACGCCGGAAGCGACCGCGCCCGTCGCGGAGTCGCCGGACCTGTCCTCCGAGGTGCGCTCGCGCATCGAGCGCCGCGCCGGCCCGCGTCCCACCGCCGCCGAGGCGATGGAGGCCGCGCTGAACGCACCGCCCAGGCACACCGCGCCGCCCGCCGCCGCGCAGGGGCTGCCGGCGGTGACGGCGCCCTCGTTCTCGCCGGTGTCCCACGCGCTGTCCGCGCTGGTGTCCCCGGAGGCTCACCGCGAAGAGGAAGAGGCCGCGCCCGCGCCGTGGCTGGACTCGGACTCGCAGGAGACCGCGCCCGGTTGGAACGTGGCGCAGGAGACCGCGCCCGAGGAGTCCGTCTGGGACGCGGAAGCCGTGCCGCCGGTGTCGCACCGCGAAGTGGCGGAAGCCGTCGCCGCGTCCGCGTGGAACGTGTCCGTCGCGCAGCAGCGGGAGTCCGCGGTCGAGGCCTTCGGTCAGGAGCCCCTGGGCGCCGAGCCGACGCCCACGCACGTGGAGCCGCCCCCGCCCGCCGCCGCGCGCTGGGATGCGCTGACGGCGCGTCCGGAAGCCGCCACGCATGTGGACCCGACGCGCGTGGCGCCCCTGGCCCACTCCGTGACGCACACGGAAGCGCTGCGCACCGACGTGGCCCGCGTGGAGCACCCGGCTCCGGTTGTTCCGCGTGCAGAAGCCGTCCCCGCGCCGGTGCCTCCCCAGGCGGAAGCCCCTCGCGCCGACACTCGGGGTGCGCCAGTCACCTTCGCCTCGCCGCCCCCGGCGATGGCGCAGGCGGAAGCCCCCCGGGGCATGCCGGCCACGTTCGCGGGCCCGCCTCCCGGAGTACAGTTCGATGGACGGATGGGCGTTCAGGCCCTCCGCATGCCTTCCGAGGCCGAGCCCATGACGACGTACGTTGCCGTCCAGGCCTCCACCGTCACCACCACCGAAACGGTGGCCCGACAGGAAGCCGCGCCCGCCCCCGTCGAGGTGCAGACGCCCGCGCCTCCCCGCGAGGACGACTCCGAATCCCGCCGCGAGAAGCTCAAGGCCCGCCTCAAGGCCGTGCGCGAGAACCCGCGCCCGGAGCCGCTGCCCGCCACCGTCGCGGAAGCCGGCCAGCGCGCCGTGGAGCGCATCACCCACCTCCAGGCGGAGCTCACCAAGGTCAAGGCGGCCAACCTCACGCTGACCCAGGACCTCGAGGTCGCCCGCCGCCAGGCGGAAAAGGCCACCGAGGAGGCCCGCCTCCGCATGGACGAGGCCCGCCGCCTGTCCGCGGAGATGGAGGGCCGCGTGAAGCTGCTCGCCGACCTGGAACGCGAACTGGCCTCCCTGGAAGGCGAGCGCGACGAAGCGCTCCTGTCCCTCCAGGAGTCCCGTCAGGCCCTCCAGGCCGCCGCGAAGGAGCACGAGTCCCTGGAGCAGGTCGTGACCAAGGGCAAGCTGGCCCTGGCCGACAGCCTGGCGGAAGAGGAGCGCCTCGCCGTGGAGCTGGAAGGCGCCAAGGACGAGTCCTCCTCCCTGCGCCGCGCCGTGGAGACGCTGCAGGGCGAGCGCGACGTGCTGGCCCAGCAGGTCGCGTCCCTCACCGCCGAGCGCGCCGAGCTGCTGGAGGCGCGCAAGGCCCTGGAGTCCGTGCACCGTGCCTTGAGCCAGGCCACGGTGCGCTGAAGGACTTCGCCTACTTCGCGTCCTTCGCCACGCCCGTGGACTTCTTCACGGGCCCCACGACGGCGAAGGCCGCGGGCAGGGCCGGCCGCTGGAGCGACGCGACGTCCACCCGCGCGAGCGGATCCGCGTTGTTCCGCCGCGCCTCGACGAGCCTGGAAATCTGCTCCCTGCGGTCCTTCGCGCTGGGGTGGTTCGCCAGGAGTCCGCCGCCCCCGGTCGTCTTGCCGAGCAACAGCGAATACTCCCCCGGGTCGTAGCCCGCGGACAGCAGCAGCTCCACCGCGAGCGCGTCCGCCGCCAGCTCCTCGTCGCGGCGGTTGCCCTTGCCGAAGGCGTCCACGGTGCCTTCGACCATCTTCCCCATCAGGCCCGTGTCCGAGTCCAGGTCCAGCCGGCCGTCCGCCCGGCTCGCGCCCACCACCTTCGAGGCCACCGTGGACACCACGGCGCCCGTCACCGCGGCGCCCTTGCACGTGCTCACCTTCACGGAGACGTACTGGTGCAGCGCGTGCTTGAGCACGATGTGGGCAACCTCATGCGCCAGCACGCCCGCGAGCTGCGCCTCGTTGTCCACGCCCTGGAGCAACCGGCGCGTGACGAACACGTAGCCACCGGGCGCGGACAGGGCGTTGAAGTTCTCCGCGTCCTTGAGCACGCCGAACGTCCAGCTCAGCTCCGGCCGAGGGGACTGCATCGCCAGGTTGCGGCCCACCGTGTTGACGTAGGCGTTCAGCTTCTCCTCCGCCGCGCCTGACAGCATCAGCCCGCCGCTCTGCTGCGCCCAGTGGATGGCCAGCGCGCTGCCCAGCGCGTACTCCTCCTGGATGGCCGGCTCCACCTTCAGCTTGTCGCAGGACTCCACCTTCTCCGCCGCGGTCGCCAGCCGGTTCGCGTCCTCGCCCAGGTTCGCGGCCCTCAGGCCCTTCGCCATCTGGGCACAGGACGTGAGGCACAGCCCCAGGCCCGCCACCGCCAGCAATCCCATGCGCGAGCGCATCACTTCACCGCCTTCTTCGCCTGGGGGCCCAGCTTCGTGTTGGGCGCCACGACCGGGAACAGCCCGGCCTGCTTCACGTGCGCGTCGATCTCCACGGGCGTGACCTTGAGGGCCAGGGCCTCCAGCGCCTTGATTTGCGACACCGCGACCGCGTAGTCGCCGCCCTTCTCCTTGCCGTACTTCTCCGCGCCGGGGCTCAGCGCCTTCACCGCCGCGCCGCTGGACACAAAGGAGGCTGTATCGATGCCGCGCGTCTTGCCGTCCTTGGACACCAGCTCCATGTCGGGCGGCTTCGTGGACAGGTTCGTCTGGAACACGTAGCCGGCCTTGCCTCCGGGCTCCGTCACCTGGTGCCACTGCGTGTTCTTCGGGTCCGCGCCCTTCCACGTCACCTGCTGCCCGGGCTGGAGCACCGCCACCACGTCCGCCGTGGGCACCGCGCTCTTGAGCACGCGGGTGTTGCGCGCCTTCACGTAGAGCTTCTCGTCCTTCTTCACTGCCCACGCGGCCGTCGCCGGCAGTCCCAGCGCCAGCAGCACGACGCCCCAGGTCCATCGTCTCATCGTCATCCTCCCCAACCTGATACGCCGTCACTTCTCCAGATTCGCGACGCCATCGAACTTCTCCGGGGGCGCCTCCAGGTATTCGAGGCAGCGCTCCAGCAGCTTCGCCGTGGGCCCGTCCTCCGGCGACCGCGCGGCCTCCGCCTCCAGCACCTTCACGGCCTCCGCGAAGCGGGCCTCACGGTACAGCCCCAGGGCCTCGTGGTAGCGCGCCACCGTGTGACGGGTGGACGCGTCCAGCTGGCCCTTGAGCGCGAGCAGCTCGTACACCGTGACGGCCTCCGTCTTGCCTGCCACCCGCACCCGGTCCAGCTCGCGCACCTCGATGTGCTCGTGCGCCAGTTCGTATGTGCGTGGGCCAATCATGATGACCGACCCGTAGGCCTTGTTCGCGCCCTCCAGGCGCGCGGCCAGGTTCATGCCGTCGCCAATGGCCGTGTAGCTGAAGAGCTGGTCGCTGCCGAAGTTGCCCACGAAGTTCACCGCGCTGTTCACGCCGATGCGCGTGTACACGTCCGGGAAACCCTTCTCGCGGAAGTCCACGCGCAGCACCTCCACGGCAGCCTTCGCCGCCAGGGCGCCCCGGCACGCTCGCACGGCGTGGTCCTCCTGGGCCATGGGCGCGCCGAAGAGGCACACCACCGCGTCGCCGATGTACTTGTCCAGGCAACCGCCCTCGCGCAGCAGCGCCCCGCTCACCGTCGTGAGGTACGTGTTGAGGATGCGCACCAGCTGGCGCGGGTCCTCCTTGAAGCGCTCGCTGAAGGTGGAGAAGCCGCGGATGTCGCTGAAGAACGCGGTGATCTCCTTGTTCTCCCCATCCAGGCGCGGCAGCTGCCGTGAGCGGATCATCTGCTCCACCAGCTTCGGCTCCATGAAGCGGTGGAACGCCTGCCGGATGAACTGGGTCTCGCGGTTGGCCACCAGGTGGTTGAACGCCAGCGCCGCCACGCTCGCGCCCACGCCCGCCAGCGCGGGCATCGCCATCAGCACGTGCGTGTGCGCCGTCTTGAGCAGCAGGCCCGTGAGCACGTGCAGCCCCAGAATCAGCGCCACCGGCCAGGCCACTTCCAGCGGTGTCCAGCGCGCCGTCATCAGCAGCACCACGGACACCAGCGCCACGAAGAACGTCAGCCCCAGGTCCACGGCCAGCGGCGCGCGGGTGATGAACGTGCCCGACAGCAGCGTGTCCACCACCGTGGCCTGCTTCACCAGCCCGGGCTCCGCGGCGGAGAAGGGCGTGGCCTTGATGTCGTTGAGGCCCACCGCCGTGCCTCCGATGACGACGACCTTGTCCTGGAAGATGTCCGCGGCCAGGTCCAGCTTTTCGCCCTTGGATCGGTGGATCCAGTCGTTCAGCACGTCGAAGAGGCTCACCGCCACGAAGCGTTTTTCCAGCGGACCGCCGTAGTCCAGCGCCGCGCTGCCGTCCGGGTCCACGTGCCACGTGTGCTCACCCAGGCGGAGGGTGCGGCCGGAGAACACGACCTCCTTCGCGCCCAGCAGGTCCGCCATCATGCGCACGGGCAGCGTCACGTAGGTATTGGTGCCGTCCGTGTACGCGAAGCGCGTGCGGCGCATGGAGCCATCTCCATCCGCCTCCATATCCACCAGTCCGACCCCGTTCACCGCGCTGACCAGCGCGGGTGTCGGAGGCACCGGGTAGCGGGGCTTCGGTGGCGGCTTCGATGGCATCTGCCCAATCCTGGGCAACGGCTCCCCCTCCGCCCGACGCGCGGGGAAGGCGAGTGCCCGCGCCAGGGCTCCGGGCGTCAGCACAGGCGTGGCCGGAGCGGGTGCTTCCTTGAACTCCTCCTCTTCGGGGAAGGAGTCGTCTTCTGGAGGGCTGGCGGCGGGAGCGGCCTCGGGAACGGTCAGCGGCACGGGGGCCTGGAGGTCCGCGTGGACGATCCGCTTCGCCGACTCGCTGGTCGACATGCCCAGGTAGAAGGGGAGGCCTGTCTCACGCAGCACCTGCGCGAAGCCCAGGTCCACGGACTCGTCGGCCGTCCGCTCGTCCATCACCGCGTCGAACAGCACGGCCCTGGCTCCTTGGGCCTTCAGCTCCTGCGCGATGCTCGCCCACAGCGTGCGCGTGTACGGCCAGTTGCCGAAATTTATCTGGAGCTGCGCGTTCTGGCTGATTTCATCGATGGAGTCCTGGTCGATGGCCACCACGACCACCTGCTTGGACTCTTTCCGGCCACCGGTGAACCGGACCAGGGCTTCGTCGTAGGCGATGTGCTCCGTGCTCTCGAGCACCTTCGCCTCCTCGCACGCCCACGCGATGAGTGTGGCTGCCAGCGCGATGCCCAGCATCGCGCGTCCGTGATGGCGCCAGCGCTCCTGGATCAGCTTCCACGTCTCACCCGCCACGGACCCTCCCCACGAGGTCGATGGCGAGACGCTACTCCGGGAGATGCCCCCTCGGCACGTGCGGGGCAGGACGGAACTGCACCTTCATCCAGGAGGACCCAGAGAGGCCCGCGAAGCAGGAGACCCGGCGAGCCGTCGCAGTCCCTGGAGGCCTGCGGGCGACGGCTGCCCGTCTGTTGCCGACGGCGCGTGGCCCACAACCTTCAACTCCATGGGACCCGAGGCGGTGACCTTCATCGCCCGCGTTTCAATGCCCTGTCCCTGCCCTGAAGGAGTCACCCCGTGGCCCTGGACCTGTTCAAAGAAAAAGGCGTCCCCGTGGAGCGCCAGGCCTTCACCTGGAAGGACCTCGTGCGGCGGCCCTACAGCAAGATGGACGACGACGCGTTCACCCGGACGCGCGTCATCCTGATGAACGGCATCGAAGCGGATGCCCTGCGCATGAAACACATCTTCGCGCGGCTCAGCCTGGAGCTGCGTCCGCACCTGGCGCTGGTGCGCCGCGCCG harbors:
- a CDS encoding CHASE2 domain-containing protein, whose product is MAGETWKLIQERWRHHGRAMLGIALAATLIAWACEEAKVLESTEHIAYDEALVRFTGGRKESKQVVVVAIDQDSIDEISQNAQLQINFGNWPYTRTLWASIAQELKAQGARAVLFDAVMDERTADESVDLGFAQVLRETGLPFYLGMSTSESAKRIVHADLQAPVPLTVPEAAPAASPPEDDSFPEEEEFKEAPAPATPVLTPGALARALAFPARRAEGEPLPRIGQMPSKPPPKPRYPVPPTPALVSAVNGVGLVDMEADGDGSMRRTRFAYTDGTNTYVTLPVRMMADLLGAKEVVFSGRTLRLGEHTWHVDPDGSAALDYGGPLEKRFVAVSLFDVLNDWIHRSKGEKLDLAADIFQDKVVVIGGTAVGLNDIKATPFSAAEPGLVKQATVVDTLLSGTFITRAPLAVDLGLTFFVALVSVVLLMTARWTPLEVAWPVALILGLHVLTGLLLKTAHTHVLMAMPALAGVGASVAALAFNHLVANRETQFIRQAFHRFMEPKLVEQMIRSRQLPRLDGENKEITAFFSDIRGFSTFSERFKEDPRQLVRILNTYLTTVSGALLREGGCLDKYIGDAVVCLFGAPMAQEDHAVRACRGALAAKAAVEVLRVDFREKGFPDVYTRIGVNSAVNFVGNFGSDQLFSYTAIGDGMNLAARLEGANKAYGSVIMIGPRTYELAHEHIEVRELDRVRVAGKTEAVTVYELLALKGQLDASTRHTVARYHEALGLYREARFAEAVKVLEAEAARSPEDGPTAKLLERCLEYLEAPPEKFDGVANLEK
- a CDS encoding M48 family metalloprotease, whose product is MRSRMGLLAVAGLGLCLTSCAQMAKGLRAANLGEDANRLATAAEKVESCDKLKVEPAIQEEYALGSALAIHWAQQSGGLMLSGAAEEKLNAYVNTVGRNLAMQSPRPELSWTFGVLKDAENFNALSAPGGYVFVTRRLLQGVDNEAQLAGVLAHEVAHIVLKHALHQYVSVKVSTCKGAAVTGAVVSTVASKVVGASRADGRLDLDSDTGLMGKMVEGTVDAFGKGNRRDEELAADALAVELLLSAGYDPGEYSLLLGKTTGGGGLLANHPSAKDRREQISRLVEARRNNADPLARVDVASLQRPALPAAFAVVGPVKKSTGVAKDAK
- a CDS encoding SH3 domain-containing protein; this encodes MRRWTWGVVLLALGLPATAAWAVKKDEKLYVKARNTRVLKSAVPTADVVAVLQPGQQVTWKGADPKNTQWHQVTEPGGKAGYVFQTNLSTKPPDMELVSKDGKTRGIDTASFVSSGAAVKALSPGAEKYGKEKGGDYAVAVSQIKALEALALKVTPVEIDAHVKQAGLFPVVAPNTKLGPQAKKAVK